Genomic window (Cucumis sativus cultivar 9930 chromosome 2, Cucumber_9930_V3, whole genome shotgun sequence):
ATATTCCTTCACAAATCTCAattatgattttgcttttttattttattgtttccCTTTCAAGGGGAAAACAACAGCTCCAATTTCACTCAATCCTTTTCATTTccattaaaataacaaaaaatttataaactaaagttacaagaaaaagaactcTGAGTTTAGGGCCCAATaataatctttcttttttaataataaattttttatatataaaaaaaaattcatttggGAAGCtatcatttctctctctcacatCATAATATTTTGTGGGTTCCtacaaatttattcaaaagcattttttctcaaaattcatcCATGGTGTGGTGTAGtggaaaaaatcaaagttgaGTAAAAGATTACAACTTTAGGGTTTATGAGTGTTTTGAACAAACCAAAAAGCTTATAAAGCAAACTAAATCAAAAACCCTATttggataattttttatttttcagacCATTTCAATGTATCTAATATTGtctactttaatatatatttgttctcttttttttttttttttattaatctaaAACACTTCATACCACATTAAttgagataattaattaatgtctagtgaacttttctcttttctaataagtattgaatttttttgtaatttacattcatcttcttttaaGAGCACATGTCGTCCATTGGATGAATAACGTCAATCACATTTCACATTGTGGAATCATTTAACATTGACTACCATCATGTCCTACTCTTGTTTGACATATCTAGGAATAGTCATCCAcacaatttcatatatatatataacacttACAAAGTATGCCTTTGAGACTCACCcctcatcatttttcttaattacttTAGAATAGTACAGCCCACGACTAATTTCATTGAAAAGGaaagtaaaaaatgaagaccgaaaatttatgaaacttttgGTGAGagttttgaagtttgatttttgGGTCAAACAAAAGCAGGTTTACTTTAGAGATTGGATTTAGTATAAAGTctgaaaaaaaccaaataatgattctaaaaaatattgagaatcctaaaattttccaatttaatactttttatataGTAAAGAGATTGCAAAAAGTTGATTTAATgccaatcattttttttaaaaaaatcctcaTAGCCTTGAAATTCTAACCAAATAATaactattgttattattataataacgCGTTAAATAATGTCCCACACcatcattaaattaaacttaatcatgtgaactttttttttctcttcaaaattaggtacatactaaaattaattctaCATTTCTCCAATTAGATTattctctataaatataaCTCAATATTATAGCAAtgttaaaagtttataatatctataaatttGTCTAACACaaaataagtttgaatttttatataatgtcTTAATTACTATAATAAACTCACGACgttattatattctttattgtataaaaaataatactaaaattCAGGGAAAAAAGGGGGaaattatataagaaaaaagctTCTATGTGTGCATTTAATGGTTctgaattttagaaaaaaatgaaaaaaaggacggttttgtgaatttttccaccgaaaataaattttaaaaaggaaatagtgtaataattcaaaataaatacattcaaaacttgtaaaaataaagttaattgaaaccattttctttatatataccCTAAAATTGAgtccatttgaaaaaaaaaatgtagaagaatatttgaaagaagtgtaatattgtttcaaatagaaaaggaTTGAAAATGGTTATTGGGCTAAATCAATTGGATCATCATTCTCCAATGTGTAATGATAACCTAAATAATTGTGACCTAGTTATGAAGGAAAATGATGGTAGGTctataatcaaacaaattctCATCGACCTCTGCTacctaaattttgaagttgtaATTGTAGACTCGATCTCTATCGATTTCTATTATTgaaaacatttcttttaaatgatgGTCCAACTTTGAAAAGAATTTAGATGTGTCcagaaaaaatatttgaatattttttaagttgtaCACTCATCTTCGTATATTCATTCAATGCAATCAAAAGttattctaagaaaaaaaagttgatatgcATGCAGATAGGATGTAATATGGGATGCATGAACAACTGTTATATGggtaaaagttttgtttttccatagcattttttttaatgaataacAGCAATTAGAAACTCTTGATCATGTAATTCATATTAATTCCtttcttttggtttatttcacttttgtatactttcaaatgtttattttcgaaccatatatatatttaactttggTTTAGGTTGATCTCATTCGTGTATACTTAAAGTAATCATTTTGGTCCTTTAaaacaatgataaaaatgaagttgaaatgaccaaatatttgaaaagtacgaagataaaatgattgatgaGTTGTAAGTATATGTGTCAAAATGAActaattgttgaaaatatagaGGGTAAGAAAAACGTTTTAAGATCAGTATAGACTcaccaaaagaaattaaacacaaaactaCCCGATGAAATGCAGTACTTTAAGACCCTTGAATGTAGGTCTATAGATGTTtattcatataaataaataatgtgcTAAAGTATTGATTATAGCTATTTATCAACCTACATATTAGTTGATTGTGGTTGTCATGGTCTTGTTAATATGTGTTCTACTTTTCCCTACATTTATGAGTTCttaggtaaaaaaaactttttacttatgaataatttatttttggtttcaattataaataaaaaatgttttcgaAGCAAAGGAGAGAGGGAGATTTTGTTGTTCAAGTTTTGAAGTTAGTACTTAAGAGCATCGAGAGATTTAGTACAAACTCAGGGGTTTGAGCATTCCTTTAACTTTATATGCAATgcatttagaaaatatctttttttgtaTACATATTTTCGCtatagattatatattttcgCTATAGATGATATGTTAAAGTAATTATTTTGGAAGGGGCAAGACAAATTGTAATGCATTAACCTAAATGAATTGGATTGAAATGAGTTTTCGAATCAAAATAGATTATTGCAAtgaggaaaacaaaatttgaataataaaaggTGAGTGCATGATGGGTTggataaagagagagaagttGAGTAAAACAAATTAAGGTTATTGTATGATGGTgagcaaagaaaaataaaaatgacagctatatatgaaaattagtgGGAAAAATGAAGTATTGAGCATTAATTctgataagaaaaaaaaagtgtttatagGTAAATGAAATAAGAACCTAAATTTGTTCTTATGAGCACCCTCTTTTTGaacatgaaaatgaagaaatgaccATTAATGGATtctgaagaaattttttttaaaaaaaatcactatgCATGTAAATGGAATAAGAACTTACGTTTTGTTCATGAGCATGAATAAACTCATCAATTTTGTATTCACAACTTTACTAAAGAAAGGAAGTAAGCGTTggtgttaaaataaaaatgacaaatattacaatcaaatttgaaagaatagTCTAAAGAACTTACATTACATTTGTTTGTGAATAGGCTTGAAGTTTtttgtatttacaaaattattttttaagaaataaaacgttcttgtcaaaataaaaatgacaaatattgttaacaaaattatttagctTAGTAGTAGAATTATCACACAACCTTCTATAGGATGCTTTCACTCACATGTCTTTACATGAACGATTTTGGTTATATCGTTTGAAATGGTTACAAATCTACAGTGGATAATTTACATATTGTTCCATGTCGGAGGCAAATAACTTTGGATTTGGATTctccttattttattttataactttgGATTGTATTGTGTGGTAGTATGATTTTGTTAGTTCTATTTGGAAGTATTTTGTCTAGATGTTTGACGTTTGGTTTGTTCATAAGAGGAAAGTTAGTTCTATGATTGAGGAGTTCGTGCCTCGTGGAAAGAATGGGAGAGCTTCATGATTAGGTAGGGTGGTGCGATCTTGTGGATTTTCAAAGGTGAGCAAAATGGTAGGATTTTTAGAGAGGTGGATAAGGACGTTGGAGAGGTTTGGTCCCTTGTAcactttcatgtttctttgtggGCTTCAATTTCAAACATCTTTTATGATGCTATTCTTTAGTTGTTAATTTGCATAGTTGAACTCCCTTTTTGGAAGGgttaaatgtattttattttaaacatacaACTAAATGGTTCAATTATATTTCTCAATCATGTTAAATCCACATCCGAGACAATTGTAGATTCAATGAtgcatacttttttttttctagatttgACATATCTATTTACACCCTTGGATTGGTCATTGCTTTCCATTTCAAAACATGGTAGCACACCTTTTATGGAAACTAATTTTGGCTAATTATGAAGATCACTTCAATTTTCTCACCACATTCTTgtaaaatgttcatttttatcTTGAATGTATGGAATCATTACAATCAAAgtcatttacaaaataaaaataaacaagggGTAGGTTTACTTATTATGAAGTTAGATCTGCAACAAAATTCTGTATACATTTATTCTACCTCAACGCCTTCTCGGTACAAATGCATGTTTATAACCACGGTTTAGACTTTAACCCGACATGTTGAAAGGgatagtagtagtagtagtacaAATAAACTCGATTTTATTACGccactaaaaatataattacaaaatgtatatacaaataatgtaaaaatggGACTGCCTTACATCTCAGATAATAGATTGCTGATTTTCCGAAGCTCCTTCAGAGCTGCCATGGCTGTTACTTGTCCTTTCCCAACTAAAGGATTTTTAGACAAATTCTCCAACGATCCTACTTGACCCCGTTCTTGCTGAAATACGGTCTCAATAACCTGTCAACCAACCAAATTGTCCGTTATTGTAAGAATGGAACAACAGATGAACCAAATTTACACAAATGAACGTCGTTTTGGTAATCATAGTTATTCATCTTCTCATCATTAGCATTAGATTCCatactttgtttcttttaattgtgTGAACCATTGACACTATCCATTAGAGACTCTCACTAGGGGTAGAGTCAACAATTTTCTTGACAATATTTTGCATTCTAactcatatataaaataaaccgAGAGAGGCAACCTTCTTCGCTCGCCTTCCAACTCTCacaataaaacttaaaataactACGTACTTATCAAGCCTGTTTCTAAAAACCCACCAGGGTCTTAAAATGACAATGCTGCAAAGAGGCAATATGTTTTTCTCATGCTTCAAGAATTAGTGATACATTAACCCTAGAAATGAAGTGACAATTATGAAACATTACCTGTATATGATCGAGCATAGATTGACCAATATTCTTGAGTGTCCCCATCATGTTCTGATCGACACCGTCTCCTTTACCGCTAACAGAAGTACTACAAGCCCCATCAATTTTAGGGGGAGCAATATTCTTTATCGGATTATTCTCGGCTCCAGCCAATTTGGAAGCCTCAGTGTCACCTTTCCCCTCACTAACAGCATTTCTACCAAACTTCCAAAACCATGGAAATTTTCCAAGAAGTTTCCTCTCTTTTGCCCCTACTGCCGCATTGCCCTCAGAATCGTTTGTGCACCCAGATTTTTCAGGGATGTTCTCAAGCTGATCAGGAACTGGAAGGGACGAGCCTTCCACTATAGACTGGGACTgatcatcattttcatccaAAGACAAATTTGAAGCAACACTGCTTCTGCTTGAGTCATTTAAGTCAGGTTCGTTATCATTTGCTCCACTGAAGGAACTTGTTGGGTCTGAGAATATTGAAGAGTTTTCTTCACTGCCAGCAATTCCACTTTCACACCTCTTGTCTTCAGCATTTTCCAAATACTTCTCGCAGCCATCTTGTCCATCTACCTCCCCTTCTACTGAAAGATCGTCCTTGTTATTTACGACTTCATCATTCCCACATTTTTCACTGTCTTCCTCTGCACCAAGTTCACGCGACAAATCTGCCAGTAACCTTCGCCTAACAGAAGACTTAGTGTTCTTTTTGCCACCAACTAGCTTTCCAGGAAATGGGTCAGATTCCGTCCTATACAGGAACCTCACTTTCTCTGACCATCCTTTCTTTTGGGCTGCATTATTACCTCTTGAGCCACTTTGTTTAAATTCTTGTTCCTTGTGTAAAACTCTCCACTTCTCCTCCCAGTAACTCTCGGGGACATGATTTAACGGAGTTTTTGGTGAAACAGAACCAGATGAACGGCCATTACCTCGTGCAACGATAGACTTGCTGTGGTGATGATATGCTCCAGACAACAAGGGTGACGACGAGATATTAGAATGCATTGCTAATGTCTGCAAAGATTTTGCCTTCTCTATCAGTTTTTTCAAATCAACGTTCTTGGGGAAGTTTAGCAATCTTTGGAGGCATAAAGTTGCATTTTCTGTGGCAAGTAAAGATGATCGCAGATAAAGTAACATAGAAACTGCAATAGCAGCAATAAATGCACCCCGAGATGAACTAAGGAAGCCAAAGCTGGAGCTTGTCTCAGGTTCATCACTTCTGTCGAATTTGCTATTATCTGAAGCAAATATTTCATCCCAAATCGTTAAGAGATCTTCAAGCGAAAATTCACGACCAAATAAAACTCTTAACCAGCGGAGAGAGAAGTACTGAGGTTCTACACCCAGTTCAACAAGGTGAGCATGTAGGGATGAATCAACATGTGACAGCAAGTGGTATAAAGCAGAAGACGCTTCAATTACAGGAGGCAATCCTGAAAGGGAACCACCTGCAGGCGTTGAAGAGTAAAAGTCTGCCATTGCAACTTCCCCGTGAGCTCCACTCATCAAAGCATCAAACATAGTATATGCATCATGTTCAATAAATCTATCAGAAAGGACAATTCCCAGCTCCCCTTCAGCTCCATATGCATCAGTCAACAATATAATGGTTTGTATTTCAGGATCTAGCTCTGAAAGACTTTTCACACTTTCCACATTTCCATCAACTCCAAACTCATCTTCAGTTGAATCCAGACGGTTTTTGAAATcgaaattatatttgaaactacCATCTTGAAATGAGAGACCATCAAACTTGTCAGCAAATTGGTCTTCATAAAGCTTTCTCACTTGGGAAAGTCTCTCCACATCAACATGAAGAACATACAGTAGAGGAGCCAAAAGTTCGTGCATTCCTACAGTTTAGAACAGGGGTGTATAGCTTAGATATATAATAACAGTAGGCTAATCAAATTTTGTTCTCTCCCTTTTGTGACAGGAAAGGAGGGTAAATCGAGAAAATTTTACATGCTCCAAATTAAGTAGATAAACTCTCAAGCACACTTGTATCACATAGTTTTGACATGTGAGCCTTCAAGGAGTGGAAATCATTTACATGTCactttattcctttttttaatcagAGAATATTTGTTGGcaaaaatgtcaaatcaaacaaaaaaaaattcaggcTAATGCAAGGCAATAAGTTTTCACCTAAACATAAAATCCATAACAAAGAATAGTTCCTATCATTATTGAAATAACTACTGTGAATAAGACCACAAGGACTGTAAGGTGACAGTTTCTCCACGATACTCACGCTTGTAGGTTTCAGTGTCTCACTGTAAAGGACATTCAGAAACCAGGGCCAATAGCCCTAGTTAACATATAGAATGATCAACAATGTTCACAATTAAATCACTCTTGCCCTAAATATTCAAGATAAGTAGCGCAATATATTTCACACCCAGAAAAGGGATCTTGTAATTgttaatcttttaatttgttttaaatacaaaaacctCACCTGtgatattgtttttcaatagATGTGGTTCTCCAACGCTTTTCTAGTTTTTCctagaaaggaaaaattattGGAAAATCATAATAGGagcaattattttgcatagcTCCTCCCAAtatcattaaataaaagagaaatttaatcATTGGTTTGAGAATTAGAAAATTCTTTGCATCCCCAGCTTGagatttaattcataaaatttggAACAAGAATTTCTTttactcttttcattttaaattgcTGAAATTACCTTGTCTATAGCCGAACTGCG
Coding sequences:
- the LOC101219111 gene encoding TBC1 domain family member 5 homolog A, producing MAPSEIVPALSEPTSTTSSSSCSGSVFHRISEDKREFVDLRGVRWRINLGVLPSSSLASIDDLRRVTADSRRRYAILRRRHLVDPHVSKDESSSPDIAMDNPLSQNPDSMWGRFFRSAELEKMVDQDLSRLYPEHGSYFQTPGCQSLLRRILLLWCLQHPQFGYRQGMHELLAPLLYVLHVDVERLSQVRKLYEDQFADKFDGLSFQDGSFKYNFDFKNRLDSTEDEFGVDGNVESVKSLSELDPEIQTIILLTDAYGAEGELGIVLSDRFIEHDAYTMFDALMSGAHGEVAMADFYSSTPAGGSLSGLPPVIEASSALYHLLSHVDSSLHAHLVELGVEPQYFSLRWLRVLFGREFSLEDLLTIWDEIFASDNSKFDRSDEPETSSSFGFLSSSRGAFIAAIAVSMLLYLRSSLLATENATLCLQRLLNFPKNVDLKKLIEKAKSLQTLAMHSNISSSPLLSGAYHHHSKSIVARGNGRSSGSVSPKTPLNHVPESYWEEKWRVLHKEQEFKQSGSRGNNAAQKKGWSEKVRFLYRTESDPFPGKLVGGKKNTKSSVRRRLLADLSRELGAEEDSEKCGNDEVVNNKDDLSVEGEVDGQDGCEKYLENAEDKRCESGIAGSEENSSIFSDPTSSFSGANDNEPDLNDSSRSSVASNLSLDENDDQSQSIVEGSSLPVPDQLENIPEKSGCTNDSEGNAAVGAKERKLLGKFPWFWKFGRNAVSEGKGDTEASKLAGAENNPIKNIAPPKIDGACSTSVSGKGDGVDQNMMGTLKNIGQSMLDHIQVIETVFQQERGQVGSLENLSKNPLVGKGQVTAMAALKELRKISNLLSEM